AAGAAATATACGCTCTGTCCATTCCCATATAAAAATAAATTTTCTAGAGTATTTACGTATATTAAGAATATAAAGAAATCTGTTATTTACTTTTACTATACACTTTCCAATAACTATGAAAGTACCTTAAATATATATATAATTTATCTTTGTGGAAAAAAAATATATAGAAAATTTTATGGAACGAAAATATTGGCTTTCTTCATTCAAACATTATATGTGTGATAAGTTTACCTGGTGCTGCATAGCCGATGCTTCCTCTGACTCCAGCCGAGCTAAGTTGGTTGATGAAGGTTTCCTGGTCGAATTTGAGAAGGATCCGAGCAAGACCAAAGTCACTAACATGGGCAGTTAGATCATCGTCTAGAAGAACGTTGCTTGGTTTGAGATCGCAATGAGCAATAGCTTCATGGCAACCAAGACGAAGATACTCCAAAACAGAAGCCACGTCTATTGCTATGTTAAGCCTTTCCAAAAGTGTCAACGTTCTTGAGGGCCTAGAAATCTCTTCCATTTCCGTTGGGTGTAGCCACATATCCAAGCTTCCATTCGGCATGTACTCATAGATTAGAGCTCTGAATTCATTTCCTTGGAAATCAATACTCGAACAAGCTGTCAACAGTTTCACGAGATTACGATGTCTAATATCTTTCAAGGATTCACATTCTGCCATAAAGCTCTTCATTGCTCCACGTCTCTGCATGTTTAGAACTTTCACTGCAACAACCTTGTTCTCAGCAGGGAGAAAGGCTTTAAACACGGTACCAAAGCTGCCTGACCCGATCAAATTACTCGAAGATAAGCCATCTGTCGCATTTCGAAGATCTCCATAACTTATCATTTCATGGAAAACCCCCATGGTGGAAGGAGTTGCTTCATTGTTATTTTTCTTCTTTCTGCTTTTTAACCAACAAACGGAAATTGAAGCTATGAACAAAAGCAACAGCAAAGATATGCCTATGCTTACCCCAATCACAAGTTTCTTTCTTGAACTTCTTGCTGGCTGCAAAGAACATGGCCTTAGTCGCAGTTCCAAGACGCCTCCACAAAGATTTTTGTTTCCCGAAACTGAGACAATTGTGGCATTTTTGAATTTTCCTTCTGTTGGCACATTTCCCTCGAAGTTGTTGAATGATAGATTGAGATACTCCAAATAGCTAAAGTTTGCAAGATATTCAGGGATTCTTCCAGAGAGATTGTTGCTTGAGAAATCAACATACTTAATACCCACCAACCCATTTATATCTGGAATGATTCCTTCAAAAGAATTTCCTTGCAGACCAAGTTTTTCCATTGAGAGACACTTTCCTAAAGTCTTTGGGAGTTTTCCCGATAGCTTATTATGAGCAACATTTAATATAACAAGATTTCCAAGTCGTCCAACATCTTCTGGTAGAGAGCCTGTCAATGAATTATTTGACATGTTTATAGAAACAAGAGTTGAAATTTGCATAACCTCCTGAGGAATATTACCATTCAACTTATTGTTATGGATATGTAAACGTAGCAAATAGCTACATCTACCAATACTTGGAGGAATGATTCCTTCAAAACTATTGTCAAACAAAGTGAGTATTTCTAACCGTGTGATGTTGCCTAAAGAATATGGTATCTCGCCTGACATTCTATTTGTATACACACTTAATTCCACCAATTCAGGAAGTTTCCCAAAAGATGCTGGAATTGGTCCTTTCAATAGATTTCTGGGCAACCAAAATGATTGTAGGCCTTTGAGATTCCCAATGTCATGAGGAATGCTTCCAGATATGGAATTTATTCCTAAAAATAACTCTCTGAGGTTTATTGAAAGATTGGCAATGGAGGCAGGCAAGTCACCCCCAAGCCTATTGAATGACACATCTAAGCTTTGCAGTTTGGTGCAGTTAGTCAAAGCAACAAGAAATTCAATATCTCCAGCTGAAAAACTTCCCAAAGAATTTCCATTAAGGCCTAGTGTTTGCAAATATCGTAGTTTTGCAAAGCTCACAGGAATACTTCCTGTCATGCTGTTAAGCTCCATGGCCAAATATTGAAGAGTTGAAATATTTGAAAGCGTTGATGGAATGGTTCCTGTGAGAGAATTACTTCCTACATGCAATTCTCGAAGGTTTGGCAGCAAATTACCAAAATCAGGCCTCAGGTTCCCAGAGAAATTGTTACCAAACATGTTCAAATACTGAAGTGAAGAAAAATGGTAAATTACAGGAGGAAAAACACCAGAGAAATGGTTTATTGCTAACGAAAATTCCACCATTTGATTCAATCTAGCTAGAGCATCTGGAATTTCTCCTTCCAGATTATTTTCTGCAAAGGAAAGTCCTCTGAGGGATGTCAAGTTTCCTAGAGATACAGGGAGTTTTCCTTTCAGGTTGTTTTTACCAAGGTCTAAAACAACAAGCTTACTCAATGATCCTAGTTCTGAAGGAAGACCTTGACCAAGATGATTTGAAAATAAATCAAAGACCAACAATTCAGAACAGTTGAACAGACCGGCTGGAATCCCTCCTCCCAGAAAATTGAAGCTCATATTCAAGTGCTGAAGTCTAAACAAGTTTCCCAGTTCTCGAGGGATGGTTCCACCAAAAGAGTTAAAATTTAAATCAAGTGATCTGAGAAACGAAAGATTACCAATAGATGGCGATATCACTCCACCCAGTTTGAATCCTCCGAGGTCCAAACCAGTAACTCTCTTGTGTTTGCGGCCACATGTAACCCCCGTCCATCTGCAGAGAGGAGATGAGTTGTTCCATGAAAACAGCAAAACTCTTTTCTCCTCAGAGACTTGAGACTTGAACTTGAATAATGCTTGCTTATCAATTTCATGGCTGTTCCCAAATCCTTCAAGTGACATGAGAGCAATGAAAGAAAGGAAAAGAAAGAGTTTCATGGCTATTCCCGAATGCAGGAAATGAGTACGAAGAGTTGAGAAAAATGTATGATGAATATCTTCCAAACGTTTATTGGGCAGTTATCTTCCACATTGATCCATTCAAATAAAGAAGACTTTTCGAAAATGAGATAAGGTCAAGACTAAAAAGACAAACGATTCTGAAATATCTGAAGCTAATAAGAGAAGTGGTGGGGGTAGTCGTTATATTTACCCGCCCCCACACGGCGGGACTATTTAATAAATTTTGTTTTTATTGAATTAGTATTAAGCTAAGATGAATGTACCTATGAATAATCTGAAGAGAATCACTTGCATTGGATACGACATGTGGTGGCCTTCATCCGTGGATTGTTATGAGGCTCTGTTCCACTTGTTGGAGGCTTTTGGATCGTTCTGTAAGTCTGAAATCTTGTTCCAGCTATGAGTTTCTTGGTGTGTGTGCTTTTTTTTTGAGGTTTAATCTTCTTCAAAATTATTCCCTTTGATACACACATAATTTCGAAGAGAGAGATTGAGGATGTTCTTTACATATTTTGCTCGCATTGCTTTTAAGAACCTCAATCATTAGTAGAAATTTTGTGATGTAATGAACATTTTGCAGGTTTTTGGGGCAATATCATGTATAGTTTAATGTTACTACGCAATGATTCTCAAGGTTGGTAAAGAAGATATCGGAGGACATTCTTACGACTTGTATGTAAAACTTAGACTTGTAAAGAACTGCAAATGTAATTCCTTCAAGAACAAGTAATACAACGTTTAGAGTTTTACTAAGAAGTACTCTCTCTCCTCTCAATATGATCGACCTTCACACTCGATCTTTATTCATTCCCCCTTCTTCTCACGTGTCGCTCTAGATCTTTTCTGGCTTCCTTTCTTCTTCTGGCTTGGGCC
The DNA window shown above is from Brassica oleracea var. oleracea cultivar TO1000 chromosome C3, BOL, whole genome shotgun sequence and carries:
- the LOC106333044 gene encoding probable LRR receptor-like serine/threonine-protein kinase At3g47570 isoform X1, which encodes MKLFLFLSFIALMSLEGFGNSHEIDKQALFKFKSQVSEEKRVLLFSWNNSSPLCRWTGVTCGRKHKRVTGLDLGGFKLGGVISPSIGNLSFLRSLDLNFNSFGGTIPRELGNLFRLQHLNMSFNFLGGGIPAGLFNCSELLVFDLFSNHLGQGLPSELGSLSKLVVLDLGKNNLKGKLPVSLGNLTSLRGLSFAENNLEGEIPDALARLNQMVEFSLAINHFSGVFPPVIYHFSSLQYLNMFGNNFSGNLRPDFGNLLPNLRELHVGSNSLTGTIPSTLSNISTLQYLAMELNSMTGSIPVSFAKLRYLQTLGLNGNSLGSFSAGDIEFLVALTNCTKLQSLDVSFNRLGGDLPASIANLSINLRELFLGINSISGSIPHDIGNLKGLQSFWLPRNLLKGPIPASFGKLPELVELSVYTNRMSGEIPYSLGNITRLEILTLFDNSFEGIIPPSIGRCSYLLRLHIHNNKLNGNIPQEVMQISTLVSINMSNNSLTGSLPEDVGRLGNLVILNVAHNKLSGKLPKTLGKCLSMEKLGLQGNSFEGIIPDINGLVGIKYVDFSSNNLSGRIPEYLANFSYLEYLNLSFNNFEGNVPTEGKFKNATIVSVSGNKNLCGGVLELRLRPCSLQPARSSRKKLVIGVSIGISLLLLLFIASISVCWLKSRKKKNNNEATPSTMGVFHEMISYGDLRNATDGLSSSNLIGSGSFGTVFKAFLPAENKVVAVKVLNMQRRGAMKSFMAECESLKDIRHRNLVKLLTACSSIDFQGNEFRALIYEYMPNGSLDMWLHPTEMEEISRPSRTLTLLERLNIAIDVASVLEYLRLGCHEAIAHCDLKPSNVLLDDDLTAHVSDFGLARILLKFDQETFINQLSSAGVRGSIGYAAPEYAMGGEITVHGDAYSFGILIFEMFSGKRPTNEMFGGDFTLRSSIRSALPEQVLDVADDLILHNGLRIGFPVAECLTKVLEVGLGCSEESPANRLGMSEVVKDLISIKERFFKTRRGAGR
- the LOC106333044 gene encoding probable LRR receptor-like serine/threonine-protein kinase At3g47570 isoform X2; translation: MKLFLFLSFIALMSLEGFGNSHEIDKQALFKFKSQVSEEKRVLLFSWNNSSPLCRWTGVTCGRKHKRVTGLDLGGFKLGGVISPSIGNLSFLRSLDLNFNSFGGTIPRELGNLFRLQHLNMSFNFLGGGIPAGLFNCSELLVFDLFSNHLGQGLPSELGSLSKLVVLDLGKNNLKGKLPVSLGNLTSLRGLSFAENNLEGEIPDALARLNQMVEFSLAINHFSGVFPPVIYHFSSLQYLNMFGNNFSGNLRPDFGNLLPNLRELHVGSNSLTGTIPSTLSNISTLQYLAMELNSMTGSIPVSFAKLRYLQTLGLNGNSLGSFSAGDIEFLVALTNCTKLQSLDVSFNRLGGDLPASIANLSINLRELFLGINSISGSIPHDIGNLKGLQSFWLPRNLLKGPIPASFGKLPELVELSVYTNRMSGEIPYSLGNITRLEILTLFDNSFEGIIPPSIGRCSYLLRLHIHNNKLNGNIPQEVMQISTLVSINMSNNSLTGSLPEDVGRLGNLVILNVAHNKLSGKLPKTLGKCLSMEKLGLQGNSFEGIIPDINGLVGIKYVDFSSNNLSGRIPEYLANFSYLEYLNLSFNNFEGNVPTEGKFKNATIVSVSGNKNLCGGVLELRLRPCSLQPARSSRKKLVIGVSIGISLLLLLFIASISVCWLKSRKKKNNNEATPSTMGVFHEMISYGDLRNATDGLSSSNLIGSGSFGTVFKAFLPAENKVVAVKVLNMQRRGAMKSFMAECESLKDIRHRNLVKLLTACSSIDFQGNEFRALIYEYMPNGSLDMWLHPTEMEEISRPSRTLTLLERLNIAIDVASVLEYLRLGCHEAIAHCDLKPSNVLLDDDLTAHVSDFGLARILLKFDQETFINQLSSAGVRGSIGYAAPAQNMQWEEK